One window of Marinobacterium aestuarii genomic DNA carries:
- a CDS encoding TRAP transporter large permease: protein MNLAIALALILFFAISVPVAVSIALSSIFGIVLFTNIPLLVVPQRMFVGLDSFPLMAVPFFILAGNIMVKSGVAARLVDFAKSLVGGMQGGLACACVVTCMIFAAVSGSSVATTFAIGSILIPAMVKHGYPTPMAASIQASSAELGVIIPPSVPLILYGVSTETSIGQLFMAGLGPGLLIGGALILMVVIWCRIKGYGKDDGDGNLPLTASMGRAFLALLMPVIIIGGIYGGIFTPTEASAIAVVYGLFLGLIVYRTISFRDLPTIFRESVVSSASVMLIISAAALLSFIISRSGLPNEIGEWARATFESKYTFLLAINLLLFIVGMFVETAAAILILAPILAPIAIAFGIDPVHFGIIVVCNLALGMFTPPLGINLFAACQVAQIRVEQIFRSLLLPVLTVVLCLMTITYVPAISLFLRDLIYR, encoded by the coding sequence ATGAACCTGGCCATCGCACTGGCGCTGATCCTGTTCTTCGCGATCTCGGTACCCGTCGCGGTTTCCATTGCGCTTTCGAGCATCTTTGGGATCGTGCTCTTTACCAATATTCCCCTGCTGGTGGTGCCGCAGCGGATGTTCGTGGGGCTGGATAGCTTTCCGCTGATGGCGGTGCCGTTCTTTATCCTCGCCGGCAACATCATGGTGAAAAGCGGCGTCGCCGCGCGCCTGGTGGATTTCGCCAAGTCGCTGGTCGGCGGCATGCAGGGGGGGCTGGCCTGCGCCTGTGTCGTGACCTGCATGATTTTCGCTGCGGTGTCGGGATCGAGCGTCGCAACTACCTTCGCCATCGGCAGCATTCTGATTCCTGCCATGGTCAAACATGGCTATCCGACGCCGATGGCGGCCTCCATCCAGGCCTCGAGTGCTGAGCTGGGCGTGATCATTCCACCGTCGGTGCCGCTCATCCTCTACGGGGTCAGCACAGAAACCTCCATCGGCCAGCTGTTTATGGCCGGCCTGGGGCCGGGCCTGCTGATCGGCGGCGCCCTGATCCTGATGGTTGTCATCTGGTGTCGCATCAAGGGTTACGGCAAGGACGACGGCGACGGCAACCTGCCGTTAACGGCGTCCATGGGGCGTGCCTTCCTGGCGCTGCTGATGCCGGTCATCATTATCGGCGGCATCTACGGCGGTATCTTCACACCCACCGAAGCGTCTGCGATCGCAGTCGTCTACGGTCTGTTCCTCGGGCTGATCGTGTATCGCACCATCTCGTTCCGGGATTTGCCAACGATCTTCCGGGAAAGCGTGGTTTCGTCGGCGAGTGTCATGCTGATCATTTCGGCCGCCGCGCTGCTGAGCTTCATCATCAGCCGTTCGGGACTGCCGAACGAAATTGGTGAGTGGGCCCGCGCGACCTTCGAGAGCAAATATACCTTCCTGCTGGCGATCAACCTGCTGCTCTTTATCGTTGGCATGTTTGTCGAAACCGCGGCCGCCATTCTGATACTGGCGCCGATTCTTGCCCCGATCGCGATCGCCTTCGGTATCGATCCGGTGCACTTCGGCATTATCGTCGTGTGCAACCTGGCGCTCGGCATGTTTACACCGCCGCTGGGCATCAACCTCTTCGCCGCCTGCCAGGTCGCGCAGATACGGGTTGAGCAAATTTTCCGTTCACTGCTGCTCCCGGTATTAACGGTGGTGCTTTGCCTCATGACGATCACGTACGTACCGGCGATCTCGTTGTTCCTCAGAGATCTGATTTATCGCTAG
- a CDS encoding TRAP transporter small permease has translation MLFKALSRCNQSLVSLSHNIAALLLAISVALVFYQVVTRFIVGESSTWSEVLARGLVVWCVFLSAAACFRLGNMIAIEILLQNLPRRLQIIGHRVIALLTLTFLGILVWYGTLMTLRVAGQPVAMLDFSIAWFYSSIPVGAAFAFLAVLMKHAEHECTYRTRTLKDKNNSLCGETS, from the coding sequence ATGCTATTTAAAGCCCTTTCGAGGTGTAACCAGAGTCTCGTCAGCCTCAGCCACAATATTGCCGCCCTGTTACTGGCAATCTCGGTTGCGCTCGTGTTCTACCAGGTGGTGACCCGCTTCATTGTCGGCGAGTCTTCCACCTGGTCCGAGGTGCTGGCGCGGGGACTCGTAGTCTGGTGCGTCTTCCTCTCGGCCGCTGCCTGCTTTCGGCTCGGCAACATGATCGCGATCGAAATCCTGCTGCAGAACCTGCCGCGCCGCCTGCAGATCATCGGCCACCGGGTTATAGCGCTGCTGACGCTCACCTTCCTTGGCATCCTGGTCTGGTACGGCACGCTGATGACCCTCAGGGTGGCAGGCCAGCCCGTGGCCATGCTGGATTTTTCCATCGCCTGGTTCTACAGCTCGATTCCGGTGGGTGCGGCGTTCGCCTTCCTGGCGGTGCTGATGAAGCATGCCGAACACGAGTGCACCTACCGGACGCGCACGCTCAAGGATAAAAACAATAGCCTTTGTGGAGAGACATCATGA
- a CDS encoding TRAP transporter substrate-binding protein, with translation MKTITRFLSGTVLGVGLSLASMTQAAQEMNLAFTPPLNSHYGDAGKAFADKMEQLSGGAFKINLKPAGALGGERDVVEGLQIGSVELTITSTGPVGSFVPEVFTLDFPFLFDSYASAHQVLDGEIGQELLAKFEPQGLIGLAWAENGFRHVTNNVHPVEKPEDLAGLKLRTMENKVHIAAFQAAGAAPTPMSWTEVITALQQGTVDGQENPVTILTANNFWEFQKYLTLTGHVYSPAAVLMSKIVWDDLDEQQRGWFVEAARAAAQASRDTVARNEKAGVELLQQNGMEVVTNIDKAAFQAAVQPAYDKYAEEYGASLIQRIRDAQ, from the coding sequence ATGAAAACCATCACCCGTTTCCTGTCCGGTACAGTGCTCGGCGTAGGTCTGTCGCTCGCGTCCATGACCCAGGCTGCGCAGGAAATGAACCTCGCCTTCACCCCGCCGCTCAACTCCCACTACGGCGACGCCGGCAAGGCGTTTGCCGACAAAATGGAACAGCTCAGCGGCGGCGCCTTCAAGATCAACCTGAAACCTGCCGGTGCTCTGGGTGGCGAGCGCGATGTCGTAGAGGGGCTGCAGATCGGTTCCGTCGAGCTGACGATCACCTCCACCGGGCCGGTCGGCAGTTTTGTACCGGAGGTCTTCACGCTCGACTTCCCGTTCCTGTTCGACAGCTATGCGAGCGCACACCAGGTGCTGGACGGTGAAATCGGCCAGGAGCTGCTGGCCAAGTTCGAGCCGCAGGGGCTGATCGGCCTGGCGTGGGCCGAGAACGGCTTTCGCCATGTCACCAACAACGTCCATCCGGTCGAAAAACCTGAAGACCTCGCCGGTCTGAAGCTGCGCACCATGGAGAACAAGGTGCATATAGCGGCGTTCCAGGCCGCCGGCGCCGCGCCGACGCCGATGTCCTGGACCGAGGTTATTACCGCGTTGCAGCAGGGCACCGTCGACGGTCAGGAAAACCCGGTGACCATTCTGACCGCCAACAATTTCTGGGAATTCCAGAAATACCTGACGCTCACCGGTCATGTCTACTCGCCCGCCGCCGTGCTCATGTCCAAGATCGTCTGGGATGACCTGGACGAGCAGCAGCGGGGCTGGTTTGTCGAGGCTGCCAGGGCCGCGGCACAGGCATCCCGTGACACCGTAGCCAGGAACGAAAAGGCCGGTGTCGAACTGCTGCAGCAGAACGGCATGGAAGTCGTCACCAATATCGACAAGGCTGCTTTTCAGGCTGCGGTGCAACCGGCCTACGACAAGTACGCCGAAGAGTACGGTGCGAGCCTGATCCAGCGTATCCGCGACGCTCAGTAA
- a CDS encoding phosphogluconate dehydrogenase C-terminal domain-containing protein encodes MTTIALIGAGGKMGFRLSSNLKDSDFDVRHVEVSEAGRARLQTELGITCVDVEKAVPGADAVILAVPDNLVGKISAGLNSMLESGTMVITLDAAAPFAGHLPDRSDLVYFVTHPCHPPIFNDETDLEAKRDYFGGVRAKQHIVNALMQGPEGSYELGEKIGRTIYAPVVRSHRVSVEEMALLEPGLSETVCATLLVIMREAMDEVVRRGVSYECARDFLLGHMNILAAVIFDEQPGVFSDACNKAIDNAKGQIMKEDWLKVFEPQEIAESIKRIT; translated from the coding sequence ATGACAACAATCGCCCTGATCGGCGCCGGCGGGAAAATGGGCTTCCGGCTGTCGAGTAACCTGAAGGACTCCGACTTCGACGTCCGTCACGTGGAGGTCAGCGAAGCCGGCCGCGCACGCCTGCAGACCGAGCTCGGAATCACTTGCGTCGACGTTGAAAAAGCCGTGCCCGGCGCGGATGCCGTGATCCTGGCTGTGCCAGACAACCTCGTCGGCAAGATTTCAGCGGGCCTCAATTCAATGCTGGAAAGCGGCACCATGGTCATCACGCTGGATGCCGCTGCACCCTTCGCCGGTCACCTGCCGGATCGCAGCGACCTGGTTTACTTCGTGACCCACCCGTGCCATCCGCCGATCTTCAATGACGAGACCGATCTTGAAGCCAAGCGGGACTATTTTGGCGGCGTGCGTGCCAAGCAGCACATCGTCAACGCCCTGATGCAGGGCCCCGAGGGCAGTTACGAGCTGGGCGAGAAGATCGGCCGCACCATCTATGCGCCGGTGGTGCGCTCGCACCGCGTATCCGTGGAAGAGATGGCGTTGCTGGAGCCGGGCCTGTCCGAAACGGTCTGCGCCACCCTGCTGGTGATCATGCGCGAGGCGATGGACGAAGTCGTGCGCCGCGGTGTGAGCTACGAGTGCGCCCGTGATTTCCTGCTGGGCCATATGAACATCCTCGCCGCAGTCATCTTCGACGAGCAGCCGGGCGTATTTTCGGATGCCTGCAACAAGGCAATCGACAATGCCAAGGGCCAGATCATGAAAGAAGACTGGCTGAAGGTGTTCGAACCGCAAGAGATCGCCGAAAGCATCAAGCGTATTACCTGA
- the nanR gene encoding transcriptional regulator NanR yields the protein MKGSKKIVRRRLSDDVFDRLYGMIQNGDYAPGDNLPSERELMEEFGVGRPAVREAMQSLEHAGLVSISHGQRPRVLELTAAGLISQIDFTARHMLLQSPKSLEQLKEARTFFEIGMVRRAAELAGPEDIARLEKLLQAQAEQLNLDCQAFVEADMAFHTGIAAITGNTIFEATSRAMLSWLAKFHSTILLWEGNEQVTLDEHAQILRAIAANDADAAEQAMTSHLKRAKALYTSQSGTDRANGTGPIT from the coding sequence ATGAAAGGATCGAAAAAAATAGTCAGGCGGAGGCTGTCGGACGATGTGTTCGACCGGCTCTACGGGATGATTCAGAACGGCGACTATGCGCCCGGTGACAACCTGCCATCGGAGCGGGAGCTGATGGAGGAGTTCGGTGTCGGCCGCCCGGCGGTGCGCGAAGCCATGCAGTCGCTGGAACATGCAGGCCTGGTATCGATCTCCCATGGCCAGCGACCACGGGTGCTTGAATTGACCGCCGCGGGCCTGATCTCGCAGATCGACTTCACCGCCCGCCACATGCTGCTGCAGTCACCCAAATCACTTGAGCAGCTGAAGGAAGCCCGCACCTTTTTCGAGATTGGCATGGTACGCCGCGCCGCCGAGCTGGCGGGCCCGGAGGATATCGCTCGCCTCGAGAAGCTGCTCCAGGCCCAGGCCGAGCAGCTCAACCTGGACTGCCAGGCCTTCGTCGAAGCGGACATGGCCTTTCACACCGGCATTGCCGCCATCACCGGGAACACCATCTTCGAAGCCACCAGTCGGGCCATGCTGAGCTGGCTGGCGAAGTTCCACTCGACCATTCTGCTTTGGGAAGGCAACGAGCAGGTCACTCTCGATGAACACGCCCAGATCTTGAGGGCCATCGCGGCTAACGACGCCGACGCCGCCGAACAGGCCATGACCAGCCACCTCAAGCGCGCCAAGGCCCTGTACACCAGCCAGTCCGGCACCGACCGGGCGAACGGTACCGGGCCGATCACCTAG
- a CDS encoding ribulose-bisphosphate carboxylase large subunit family protein produces the protein MAERIRATYWIETPYPLDVAAQVMAGEQSCGTFTRLKAETNELRQAHGARVERIEPLETVSAPSLPILSLPKTNGGAPVFQRAQVELSWPIENMGPSLPNLLATIAGNLFELKEFSGLRLLDIQLTSEFAQAYRGPAFGIEGTRTLAGIDQGPLIGTIIKPSVGLSPEGTANIVHELVSAGIDFIKDDELQANGPHNPLTERVDAVMRVINEHADRTGKKAMYAFNITGDIDEMKRHHDYVLAAGGTCVMATLNSVGLPGLAKLREYSAVPIHGHRAGWGLYSRSPYIGMSYIAYQKLWRLAGVDHLHVNGLRNKFSEGDESVIASAQACQTPMFDAPHNSCRIMPVFSSAQSAEQVGDTYAALGNTDLIYCCGGGIMGHPGGIRGGIDSLRQAWDAAEQGIALETYAQNHPELAQAIEAFRK, from the coding sequence ATGGCCGAACGCATTCGCGCAACCTACTGGATCGAAACCCCCTACCCGCTGGATGTCGCAGCACAGGTCATGGCGGGTGAACAGTCATGCGGGACCTTCACCCGACTGAAGGCTGAAACCAACGAGCTGCGACAGGCCCACGGCGCCCGGGTCGAGCGCATCGAACCGCTGGAGACGGTATCGGCACCTTCGCTGCCGATACTTTCGCTGCCCAAAACCAACGGCGGCGCGCCTGTCTTTCAGCGTGCCCAGGTCGAGCTGTCCTGGCCCATCGAGAACATGGGCCCCTCGCTGCCCAACCTGCTCGCGACCATCGCCGGCAACCTGTTCGAGCTGAAAGAGTTTTCCGGCCTGCGGCTGCTGGACATTCAGCTGACCTCCGAGTTCGCGCAGGCGTACCGCGGCCCCGCCTTCGGCATCGAAGGGACCCGCACGCTGGCGGGCATCGACCAGGGTCCCCTGATAGGTACCATCATCAAGCCCAGCGTCGGCCTGTCGCCGGAGGGAACCGCCAACATCGTGCATGAACTGGTCAGCGCCGGTATCGACTTCATCAAGGACGACGAACTCCAGGCCAATGGCCCCCACAATCCGCTCACCGAGCGCGTCGATGCCGTCATGCGCGTCATTAACGAGCATGCCGACCGTACCGGCAAAAAAGCCATGTACGCCTTCAACATCACCGGCGATATCGACGAAATGAAGCGGCACCACGACTATGTACTGGCCGCCGGCGGCACCTGTGTCATGGCCACGCTCAACAGCGTCGGCCTGCCGGGACTGGCCAAGCTGCGCGAGTACAGCGCGGTGCCTATCCACGGCCATCGCGCCGGTTGGGGGCTCTACAGCCGTTCGCCGTACATCGGCATGAGCTATATCGCCTACCAGAAACTCTGGCGCCTGGCCGGCGTCGACCACCTGCACGTCAACGGCCTGCGCAACAAGTTCAGTGAAGGCGACGAATCGGTGATCGCGTCGGCACAAGCCTGCCAGACACCGATGTTCGACGCGCCCCACAACAGCTGCCGCATCATGCCGGTGTTCTCCTCCGCCCAGAGCGCGGAGCAGGTCGGCGATACCTATGCGGCCCTGGGCAACACCGACCTCATCTATTGCTGCGGCGGCGGCATCATGGGCCACCCCGGTGGTATCCGCGGCGGTATCGACAGCCTGCGCCAGGCCTGGGACGCCGCCGAACAGGGTATAGCGCTGGAGACCTACGCCCAGAACCACCCTGAACTCGCCCAGGCAATAGAGGCATTTCGCAAATGA
- a CDS encoding four-carbon acid sugar kinase family protein → MTDKLLLTYYGDDLTGSTDVMESLSLHGVPTVLFLKPPTDAQRAQFADCRVVGLAGTSRSESPQWMEQHLPQAFGWLKRLGADICHYKVCSTFDSAPAVGSIGKALDIGHGLFEQDVTPVVVGAPQLKRYTAFGHLFAAARGSVHRIDRHPVMSRHPVTPMDESDLCLHLGKQTDKTIALADMVSLRRDDVDARVDQLLDGGAEVLLYDVPDLDVQRQVGRQLWRTRRPGGQFMVGSSGIEYALIQAWKDSGLIPGKAEYPNPGAVDRIAVVSGSCSEVTAGQIAWAERNGFVAIALDAREIADPIENPRAKQAAVDQGCEVLRQGKSVVLYTARGPESNLVAPEECSEAFRHRIGASLGEILKRLTELESLRRVVVAGGDTSSHALQQLGIYALTTRLPLAETPGSPLCTAHSENAAFDGLEVALKGGQVGTEAYFGNIRDGIA, encoded by the coding sequence ATGACAGACAAGCTGCTACTGACCTATTACGGCGACGACCTGACCGGATCCACCGACGTCATGGAGTCGCTGAGCCTCCACGGTGTACCGACGGTACTCTTCCTGAAACCGCCCACCGATGCGCAGCGGGCCCAGTTCGCCGACTGCCGCGTCGTCGGGCTCGCCGGCACCAGCCGCAGCGAGTCGCCGCAGTGGATGGAACAGCACCTGCCGCAGGCCTTTGGCTGGCTCAAGCGTCTTGGCGCCGACATCTGTCACTACAAGGTCTGTTCGACCTTCGACAGCGCGCCCGCGGTGGGCAGTATCGGCAAGGCGCTGGATATCGGCCACGGGCTGTTTGAGCAGGATGTCACCCCGGTGGTGGTCGGCGCGCCCCAGCTCAAGCGCTATACCGCTTTCGGACACCTGTTCGCGGCGGCGCGGGGTTCGGTGCACCGCATCGACCGCCACCCGGTGATGAGCCGCCATCCGGTGACGCCGATGGACGAAAGCGACCTCTGCCTGCACCTGGGCAAGCAGACCGACAAGACCATCGCGCTGGCCGACATGGTCAGCCTGCGCCGCGACGACGTCGACGCCCGGGTCGACCAGCTGCTCGACGGCGGTGCCGAGGTGCTGCTGTACGATGTGCCGGACCTTGATGTGCAGCGCCAGGTTGGCCGCCAGCTCTGGCGCACACGTCGCCCCGGCGGTCAGTTCATGGTCGGGTCTTCGGGCATCGAGTACGCCCTGATACAGGCCTGGAAGGACAGCGGCCTGATTCCCGGTAAAGCCGAGTATCCGAACCCGGGTGCGGTTGATCGCATCGCCGTGGTGTCCGGCAGTTGCTCGGAGGTCACCGCCGGCCAGATCGCCTGGGCGGAGCGTAACGGCTTCGTCGCCATCGCCCTGGACGCCCGCGAAATTGCAGACCCGATCGAAAATCCCCGCGCCAAGCAGGCCGCCGTCGACCAGGGCTGCGAGGTACTGCGCCAGGGCAAGAGCGTCGTCCTCTATACCGCGCGCGGACCTGAATCGAACTTGGTGGCCCCCGAGGAGTGCAGTGAAGCCTTCCGCCACCGGATAGGCGCCTCCCTGGGTGAAATCCTGAAACGGCTCACGGAACTCGAATCGCTGCGCCGCGTCGTGGTTGCCGGCGGCGATACGTCGAGCCATGCCCTGCAGCAGCTCGGCATCTACGCCCTGACCACGCGCCTGCCGCTCGCCGAAACCCCGGGGTCACCGCTATGCACGGCCCACAGCGAAAACGCCGCCTTCGACGGGCTCGAGGTCGCACTCAAGGGCGGGCAGGTCGGCACCGAGGCCTACTTCGGCAATATCCGCGACGGCATCGCCTGA
- a CDS encoding AEC family transporter: protein MSAELIGRVFLTVCPLVVIVAAGYLYGRKREPDTGFANRVNMDIFTPALIFDVLAVREFELGLYQGLALAGALVVLGSALTAYPVLKGLRLDCRNLLPSMMFNNSGNLGIPLAVLAFGEPALPAAVILWVVEMSLHMTLGVYMLDRRFSLARFIRTPMILAAMLGIGFSYFELAIPEALGTAVSMLGQVSIPLMLVTLGIRMATVRVDDWGQGLVGGILCPLSGLVVALLINIAFPLPAQQLPLLILFSVLPPALMNYMLAERYNQAPQRVASVVIVGNLVGLVVIPCTLLFL, encoded by the coding sequence ATGAGCGCAGAGCTGATCGGTCGAGTGTTCCTGACCGTCTGCCCCCTGGTCGTCATCGTTGCTGCGGGCTACCTCTACGGTCGCAAACGCGAGCCCGATACCGGCTTCGCAAACCGGGTGAACATGGACATCTTCACCCCGGCCCTGATATTCGATGTCCTGGCCGTCAGGGAATTTGAACTCGGCCTGTACCAGGGGCTCGCGCTGGCCGGTGCGCTGGTCGTACTGGGTTCGGCCCTCACCGCCTACCCTGTGCTGAAAGGGCTGCGGCTGGACTGCCGCAACCTGCTGCCCTCGATGATGTTCAACAACAGCGGCAATCTTGGCATCCCCCTGGCGGTACTGGCCTTCGGCGAACCGGCATTGCCCGCCGCCGTCATTCTCTGGGTGGTCGAAATGTCGCTGCACATGACCCTGGGCGTCTACATGCTCGACCGGCGTTTCTCGCTGGCCCGGTTTATCCGCACACCCATGATACTGGCGGCGATGCTGGGCATCGGCTTCAGCTATTTTGAGCTCGCAATACCCGAGGCCCTGGGGACCGCCGTCTCCATGCTGGGCCAGGTGTCGATACCGCTGATGCTGGTCACCCTGGGCATCCGCATGGCCACCGTCCGGGTTGACGACTGGGGACAGGGGCTCGTCGGCGGCATTCTCTGCCCGCTGTCCGGCCTGGTCGTGGCGCTGCTGATCAATATCGCCTTCCCGCTGCCTGCGCAGCAGCTCCCCCTGTTGATACTGTTCAGCGTACTGCCACCGGCTTTGATGAACTATATGCTGGCGGAACGCTACAACCAGGCGCCGCAGCGAGTGGCATCGGTGGTCATCGTCGGAAACCTGGTGGGGCTTGTGGTCATACCCTGCACGCTGCTGTTCCTTTAG